The Lactuca sativa cultivar Salinas chromosome 2, Lsat_Salinas_v11, whole genome shotgun sequence genome includes the window CAGCGGAAATAGGGGCAAACTGGTTGGACGGGTTGGATCTTTCAAATAATTACATAACAGGCTTGCCACACTTTCAATAGGATAGATTTCGCCTCCTATATCTACAATCTAACATGATTAAAGGACCAATTCCTCCATCAGTTTGCAACATGAGCATTCTACAAGTTCTTGTGTTGTCTGACAATAGCTTTGGTTGAGAGATTTCACAATGTTTGGAAAAAATCAGCTCCTCTCTAATGTATTTGAATGTCAAGTCCAACCAGATTCAAGGACTATTTCCTCCATCAATACGCAATATGAGAAATCTATACGCTCTGGATATGTCTTATAATAGGCTTAATGGAGGAATGCCACAATGTTTTTCAAATATTATCTCTTATGTTAAGGTTATCAATATAGAGAAAAATCATTTTCATGGCACCGTCCCAAATGTATATGAGCACTGTGGAATATTAGAAGGTCTTGTTCTGAATGAAAATCAATTACTGGGAGAGGTCCTAAGTTCCTTGTCTAAATGTCAAAATGTTAATACTCGAAGGTTAGGCAATCTAAATGGTACATTCCCTGGATGGTTAAGCAATCTTCCCTTTCTTTTTTACTTCTCAATGCCTCCACTTCCTTTTGCAGTTTACGAATAAGCGGAAATGAATCATCCAAGTGTCAAACTACCTTACGTACGTTGTTGTCATTCACTGATGTCGAAGATGGCCGGTGATATGGTGCTTAGCTTGGAAGGAATCAAGAATGAAATCGTCGAACCGGTTTGTTTGTGCTAGCAATTGCAGTTTTGCAGAAGAATGAACATAAACAAATTCTTGTTTTTTTACCTATTTTTTAATTACAATTTTGATTTATCTATCTGCTATCTCCTTCCCGATTTGAACATATTTTTTCTTGCTCTCTGCTCCTTAGAATTAGGATTCTGCATGGAGGTTTTTTGGTTTGTTGGTTCAATGGAAGATGGAATTCCCATGAGCCCTATTTTTGCCCTtcaagtgtttgataaaatgcctaaGCCGTTTTTTCTCTCAATTTTCCCCCTGTTGCAGCTTTATTTTTCTACATCTATACCTGTTGATAGCTTGTCTTCAGGATAATGTAGTTTGTTTATGTTGAATTGTTTTTGTGTACACCAAAAGTATGTTGGTGTGCCATTTCATTTTTCTCCTTTAAATTCCTGCATCATAGGTTAAGCTTCATCTCGAGGCTTGCTTTCTTTTATGGCTTCTTCTATAATTTCGAATGATATTTGCCTGTGCTTGTTCGGAAGCTTCCATTGTTGCCCAAATGGTGAAGTTGGAAGTAAGGGGATTGTCCATTTGATCTTGCACCTCAAAAGGCATCATCTTTTAACTAAAGATCGTGAATGTGTTTTGCGTGAAGCTCTTTCTACTGACGAAGGATTATTTATGGTGGTGGAGGAAACATTGAAGGCTTTTGGTCAATAGATGTGTAGGTAGTATATGACTTTACACGCTGCTAGTCATGCTTGTCATCATCTGGATGGTCTTGTTCGCTTTATTACAAGGGCTGGCGACTTGAGTAATTACATTGTCGGTATTTCAAAGCTGTCCACCAAAGAGGTTGATACAAACGTTATTGAGTGTTTGGTTTTGCATGTTGGGCTCCTTGATCGTGTTCTTAAAGCACCTATCACTACTGTTAAAAGTATCCCCTACAGTTGTTGCCTCACTTTCTCTTAGGCTTTGAGAACATTTCTTTACAAGGTAATTGCCCAACCCGCTTTTGTTGATGCATGGATTAGTTTGTTACTTCTTCCTCATTATATGTTGTAGGTGTTTATGCCAAAGAATAGACAAGAATGTAGGTATGGGAATAGGAAATCCTTACAACAAAGTTCTATCTTGAAGTCCTTGGCTACATGTGGGAAAGAGGATGGTATCAGCAcattagttaaaaaaaatttaGATGGTTTCGGGGTGGGGTTCATGGGACTGGGTGGAGGCATTTTTCAGAAGGATACAACATCGAGTAACGCCAACATCATGTAATGCCTTCGTAAGGTAGCAGATAGGCATTTTACCACAGCAATGAAAGTGTTATGCTCCTCTGGTGTTGCAACATACAATGGTGATACTATTAAAGCTTCGGAGGATAAACACCCTTTCAGGTCACCACATCCATGCCGAGCCCCATATTTTTTTGAACCTCCCCTTGTAGCAGAGATTGAGTGTGTTTAGTTGCATTAAATCTTTCCCTAACGGAATTTCATGTAGGAGAGATGGCTTGAGGGCTCAACATATTCTAGATTCTCTTTGTGGAGAAGGGTTGGCTATAGCCATAGATCTCCTATTTGCTATCACCGCAATGGGTAATTTATGGTTAGTGGGGGAAATGTCCGTCTATTTTGGTAGAGTTTGATGCATCTGCTCCTCTCACGCCTCTCATTAGACCAAACAACGCGATCCGACCAATTGTAGTAGGTATTATATGGAGacgtttggtttccaaggttgcCATGAAAGTTGTGGGTAAAGAGATGGCCAAGTACCTAAATATTTTTAGTTTGGGGTTGGTGTATCCAGGGGTGCTGAGGTTATGTTACACAACGCCAATAGGGTGTTGAGTGAACACCAGGATGATGAGTCTCTTACTATGCTTACAATGGATTTCTCGAATGCCTTTAACCTGGTGAATAGACCACCCTTACTTCACGATGTTAGGAGGATGTACCCATCTATTTATTTGTAGGTGCATTTCTTATATGGGCAAGCAACGAGACTTTACATTGGAGACAAGCATATATAGTCTGCCATTGGGGTGCTGCAAGGCGACCCTTTAGGACCTTTACTTTTTTGCCTTTGTTTTGCCCCCGCTAATGCATAAGATTAGAGACAATTGCAAGCTCCTTCTCCACACTTGGTATCTAGATGATGGGACTATCATTGGAGTTTCAGAGGATGTGACTAGAGTGTTGAACATTATTCAGGTGAATGGTCCAGGCTTGTGTCTTGAGCTAAATAATGAAAACGGAGATTTTTTTGGCCATCATGTGATGCTAGGAAACTTCATGCCAATTTATTACCAATTGATATAAGGAGACCGTCTTTAAGGGTGAAACTCcttgggggtgggggtgggggagGGGGTAGGGATGTCAAAAACCCCTGTGGGACCCCGATCCCGTACGGgactaaattttaaaaaaaaccgGGAGTGGGAGCGGGAGCGGGGGCAGAATTAAACCCCGCTTATTTTTGGGACCAGGGTCGGGAGTTGGTATTTCCGTCCCGTACTCCCGAGGGGGCCCCGGTTGTACATTaatgtaaaaaaatatatttaatataaaatacatatacaaaataGATTTTATAATTTTAGGTGTAGGTTAGGTTTCACTTTCCCGTTTCCAATTAATAGATATTGAAGAGGTAGTGAATTGATCATATGTTTTTGGatatgtatgtattttatatttgtaatatTGGCtttgtcatattttatatttttatgattgttGGAATTTTCATTTTGTAATGTTGAATTCGTAATGTTGGATTCTTAATTTTTTAGTTTCTAAAAGattatgttttaaacttttaaagttattaaaaataGGCTTTTTAGCCTAAACCAAAGTAGTTGTCTagaaaaaaaaacgaattttAAGCCTATAAACCGGGGGAACCGGGGGACCGGGGGCGATGGAGGTAACCGGGGGCGGGAGCGGGGGCTATGTAAACGGGGGAGCCGGGGGCGGGACCGGGAGCGGGGGCAACAACTGATTTCGGGGGCGGGAGCGGGGGCAACTATTTCCGCTCCCGTTTggtcccgttgacatccctagagagagggggggggggggggggtagcagATACGCGAGATTTATTAGTGGGTTGGCTATGAAGAGAGTTGTCAATGTTGTTGGTTTGATGAGTCTTCTTCCATAACTATGTGACCCGTAGAGTGAGCTCCTTTTGCTTCGGTCATGTATGGGCATTGCGAAACGTTTCTTTTGTTTTGGTTTAAGGACATTCCAACCTATGTACATACAAGAGGTAGCTTTGTTCTTTGACAAAGGAGTGCGTGGGACTATCGAGGATATGGTGGTTTGTGGGGGCGCGTTCTTTGGAGACATCCAGTAGCGTCCACTATCTTTACCAATCTGGTTCGGTGGTTTGGGTTTGTACTCGGCATACGAGGTTTCGTCCTACACATTTGTTGCCTCAAGGGCCCAATCTTGGACATTACAAGATCATATCTTACATGGTAGTGGCATATATGGTATGGACTCTAATTACCTTTGTGCTTTGACTCGTCTTCGTGATACGATTCCGGGATTTGACTATATCGATTTCACTAATAAGGATATTGCCCCCACCTATATCCCAAAAAGCATTGGCGTGAGCCCTTTTTAGCAAAATCGTCAAAGATATGGAAATCGACATGGACATGTCTGTTAGATAGAAAATAGTTTTTGAGTGTCTTCGAGCACCTCATGCTCAAATTTTTTTGCTAACTATTCCTATTGATGGCCTCGACAAAGATACGTCTCTTGTGGAATACCGTACTATTCTTTGATACCGCCTCATGATTCATCTAGTCCCGATTGACGAGATATGCCTAGTTTtccgcaaggcatgtttggacacCTTTGGGGAACATGCAGTTCATTATAGAGGGCTACATGGCTTCAAGAAAGAAGCGGTTGTTAACTTTTTGATTGACACGCTGCATGGAAGATCTGTACTCAGGTTGACTGAaattttggtctttggatgggTAGGAGGGAAGCACGCTTGTGTGGATTTTACTGGGTCTCCCCTTTCGTGGGTTTGAGGAGTGGGAGTTTCATAGTGGGACATGATGCTTTGAAAGCCGCCGCATGCAAAGTGACAAAACACGAGAATGCATACATTGAAAATCCACATGTTTTTGTATCTTTCGCATTTGACACCTTTGGTTTTCTCGCATCAGAGGTGGAGCTCCTCAAcagagtccaacgggtcatgcatagtaatgttatatcTTCTAAATCCACAgattttgttttcaaaagaaatagTTTTACAatccagaaagggctagcggCGCAACTTGTTGCCTATTTGTCTTCCATATATATGTATTgacttctttttattattattttccttgactctaaataaaaaaaaagaaaagaaaagaaaagaaaccaACATATTTGTACCAGGATAGGATAACAGGTAATAATCTATCAATGCTACAGGGAGTACGGTTAGAGTTTCCACAAATTTTGGTAAACTATACAATTGTAGATCTATCAGACAACATATTTGAAGGTGAGATTCCGAGCGTGATCGGTAGTCTTACTTCACTGATAGTGCTCAACCTATCCCACAACAGCCTCACTAGTCAAATTCCATATGCTTTAGGGGATCTCTCAGAGATTGAATCCTTAGACCTATCTTGGAAGCAACTCACAGGGGAAATCCCCCGAAGCCTTGCAGACTTGACATTTTTAGGATTCTTAAACGTCTCCCACAAAACCATCTTGTTGGACGTATTCCATCAGGAACACAGTTCAGTATATTTGAGACTTCACTCGGAGGGAATCCGGAATTCTGTGGGCCTTCGTTACCCAAAATGTGTGGCCATCCACAGGAACCACAActtgaagttgatgaagatggagATACAGAGAGCGGATTTACATGGAAAGTCATGATGTTGAGGTATGGTTGTTGTACCCTACCTGGATTAGTGATTGAGTATCTCATGTTGTCCACAGGAAGACCAAAGTGGTTCAACGCAATTGTTGATGCAGGAGAACACATAATCAGAACAAGGAGAAACAGGAGAAGATATGTATATTTAGGAAAATGAACTTAGCTTCTGATTGGTATGTGTTtcacatgttttttttatttctccATTATGTGCAGAATGGCTTGCTCTGTATTTCTTTACATAATTTTCTGAAACAGGTTTGTGGGTGCACGCGGAATTTTTTGATCCTGGATCTCTGAATCAAGTTGTAGATCGATCCTGCTTGGAATTATGCAGAATTTGTTGTTATGATGTATTTCTTAGTCATGTGCTAATCTTAAATCTTGTTGACATTACTAAGTATTGAAAGTATGTGTATGTCAATTGCAGATAATGAACTCCATTGATACGGCACATAAAAAACACATGTTGGAGGAGTGAAACACAAAATCGACTTCACTAACACTATAGTTTGATCGATGTTTAAAAAAACCATCAGACTTTTAAAAGTTATAAACAACAAAAGGAAGAGAAATAAAGGTTCGTTTATGAATTAGTAGTATACAAAAGGATTTATGTTATTTTGCTAACAGTTAGTTTCAAGGGAGATAAATGACTAGGCCTTTTTGTAAATTTCATTGTTCTTATTTGATATTTCTATTTGTTATGGTTACTGCAGGTTAATTATCCTCATAATCACCAATCATACTGATCTCTTAAGTCTTATGTTTATTTCCTGCTTGTAGATACATTGCTGGTGCATTTTTACAATGTCAATTAACAATTGGATTTTGTAACCCTTTACAGGAGGAACCTTGAATTTCAATAAACAATTCTCTGTAAATACTTACATTGAAAGAAGCTTCATTGATACTTTCATAGTGTTGTTAACATTATTGAaatgaaatttgaaaattttgcacAAATACCTAATTGAGGGCCTACTCACCAAATTTCAAAGTCTTCCATTCACATGTACCATTGGATCACACAATATTCATAAGAGCTAGTTAAATTACTTGGAAAAAGACcataagtttttttaaaaaaaatttttcATTCCAGAATGTTGCTTTAGAGTAGTTGACAATTAGAATcttcttgtttttattttattttattgctgGACTATAATCTATCCTACGAATTATCATTTTCGACAAAATAGATTAAATCTTTGTGACAATGATAAAGAGTTCCCTTCTTTTTCACTCCTTCGTGAGTGTTATGCCTTACCCTTCTTGATATGATGATAATGGCTATAAGAACTTTGTTGATAaagagtttcaattcatttgCATATTTGGCATTGAGTTGAATGGGGGGATTAATTCCCATTGAATGGTTCAAGTATTCAACAAAATTAACGGTGGGACCCTCTATTTATTTAATGTAAAATTATATGAAAACATAAATTTGATTAGCCACATTTTGTTATTTAAtcgttgtttatttttatttgattaaaccatggatttaattaattataatttaatttaatttaaccaAGAATATtttaccctaataaataaaaatgactttgccacatgtcattctctcataaaattagtcacatgtcattttgtcatcatttgagatatatttattttccacttgtcattactttaattttcattttcaatatatcattaatttagtttccataaattaaatctaccataataactattaatttcaaattttaaatttcaaatccaatttcaaataaatttacagtttaaacctttatgtttaacattttgttataattaacccgtttagtacacaccaaacacataattttaatttatttattttttgaatgttttttttttctgataattttcacttatttcaatttcaaattcaaataaattttttatttaatcgttcgtacttaacattttgttttaatcaacctgtataatatacgggtctcacaactagttgtATAATAGTTGATATAACATGCTTTAGAGATAACCTTATAGTTAAACCACAAATTTAACTATCCATGTGTTTTATTTTGCACGTTTATCGTATATTATACACATGTAAGATTTTTAACGTTATTGAAGGATATACATATACAATATtacttattaataaaattatagatttgttaaagaaaataaatgaataaaaataggaTGTTGTAGCAATCCAATAAACTACACAATTTAATAGAATATGGCGATCACTTGGAACTCTTAAAAGTTCAATGTATTGGATGGAAATTACCTACGAAATTTAAATACTCATAGATACTCAACAAATTACATAAGTCCAAAAGTCAATATGTGATTGAGTTTTGGGTTGTGATATAATATTAGTGGACCACAAAGACTTAAAACCTAATCGACATAGTTTGCTAAAAGTTCcataaaaaaaaatctattttattgTTTTGTCAACTACACGGAAATTTAACACAATAAGACAggaaaatataaataaacaaGGCCCACAAATCACAATACCAGTACAACCCAAGTCTTCCTTCAAAAGTGTGAACGGAATTCTAAGAATAATCTCATATATCGCCATGATCATATATATAAACTTGTATCAAGTATGAATGTTTATAGCAATTTAAGAGAATGATTGGTTCAAAGTTGCTTCTCTACTTTTCCCTTCTCTTGTTTTTCATCTCTTTTgctgcttcctcttcttcttttaTCAATAACACTCACAAATGCTCTACTCAACAGGCCTCTGCTTTGcttcaatttaaagaaaaccttTCCTCCATCAATGACTCATCTCATGCTTGGGAATGTCACAATCAGCTTAGTCCTATCATGAACTGGATTAAGAATACAGATTGTTGCAAGTGGAATGGTGTCACCTGTAACTACATTACTGGTGATGTTATCGGAATGGACCTGAGTTGTGGCATGCTAAGAGGTAATATCCATCCTGACACCACCCTCTTTCACCTACCTCATCTCCAAACACTCAACCTTGCTTACAATGATTTTACTGATTCCAAACTTCCACATGAAATTAGCAGATTTTCTAACAGTCTCACACATCTCAACATCTCTCAATGTGGGTTTATTGGTGAAATTTCTTCTGAAATCTTATTACTTCCTAAACTGGTTTCTCTTGATCTTTCTCAAAATTGGAACACTGGCTTACGAATTCGACCTTCTGTTTTAAACAGTCTCCTCCGAAATTCAACTCATTTGAGAGAGCTCTTGATCACCAATGTTCATACAGGTTGGGTATTACCCGCTTATCTTAACATCTCCTCTTCTCTAAAATCCCTAAATCTACGTAACACTGGTTTGCGAGGAAACTTACCTTGTGATATCTTCAGTATTCAATATTTGGAAATACTCGACTTGTCACAGAATGATTACCTCATTGGTCCATTGCCCAAAGTTAACACGAGCATTAACATGCCTCTCAAGTGGTTAGATCTCTCAAACACAAACTTATCTGGAGAGATAGCCAACTCAATTGGCCATCTCAAGTCTTTGAACTACTTGGATCTTTCATACAACAACTTCATAGGAGAAATACCCTACTCAATTGGTCGTTTGAAGTCTTTGAAACACTTGGATCTCTCCTACAACAACTTTTCGGGAGAAATACCCGAATCAATTGGCTATCTCAAGTCCTTGAGATACTTACAACTCTACCATTGTCGTTTGGTGGGATCACTTCCCAATTCCCTAGTAAACCTTAGGCAACTTGTTACTCTTTATTTAGCATCTAACATGCTTAATGGAACGTTGCCCTCTTTCCTGTTTACTCTTCCCTTTCTAGAAAACATTCTTCTTGGTGATAACATGTTTAGTGGAGGCTTGCCATCAGAGTTCTTCAAGTGTCGATCATTAAAAAGATTATCCCTTTGGAGTAATCAATTTGATGGTGAGATGAATAAAGGCTCCACTCTACCATCTTTTATTGAGCTCATGAACCTCAATCACCTTGACCTTTCATGGAATAATTTCAAAGGTTTATGGGAATTGGAAACAATGTTATCAAGCCTACCAAACCTCCAAGCACTCTATCTCTCTAATAGTGGATTATCTGTTGTCACCGATAATTCTACCATCTATATCAACCCTAATTTCCATACATTAAATTTAGCATGTAGCAAGCTAAATGTGTTTCCAAAGTCCTTACAAGCCATGAAAAATCTTCGAGGTTTAGATCTATCTGGAAACAACATAGGGGGCGACATTCCTGATTGGGCAGGAGAGATAGGAGGAAATGGGTTGATTTATTTGGATCTCTCAAATAATTCCATAACGGGCTTGCCACAGTTCCATTCGGATAGACTAATGCAAT containing:
- the LOC111901285 gene encoding receptor-like protein 7 — encoded protein: MIGSKLLLYFSLLLFFISFAASSSSFINNTHKCSTQQASALLQFKENLSSINDSSHAWECHNQLSPIMNWIKNTDCCKWNGVTCNYITGDVIGMDLSCGMLRGNIHPDTTLFHLPHLQTLNLAYNDFTDSKLPHEISRFSNSLTHLNISQCGFIGEISSEILLLPKLVSLDLSQNWNTGLRIRPSVLNSLLRNSTHLRELLITNVHTGWVLPAYLNISSSLKSLNLRNTGLRGNLPCDIFSIQYLEILDLSQNDYLIGPLPKVNTSINMPLKWLDLSNTNLSGEIANSIGHLKSLNYLDLSYNNFIGEIPYSIGRLKSLKHLDLSYNNFSGEIPESIGYLKSLRYLQLYHCRLVGSLPNSLVNLRQLVTLYLASNMLNGTLPSFLFTLPFLENILLGDNMFSGGLPSEFFKCRSLKRLSLWSNQFDGEMNKGSTLPSFIELMNLNHLDLSWNNFKGLWELETMLSSLPNLQALYLSNSGLSVVTDNSTIYINPNFHTLNLACSKLNVFPKSLQAMKNLRGLDLSGNNIGGDIPDWAGEIGGNGLIYLDLSNNSITGLPQFHSDRLMQLYLQSNKIQGPFPPSICNMSTLEYLDISDNRFDGVIPQCIENIVFSLRMIDLGNNLFHGTIPNVCVEYGELEGIVLKGNQFEGEVPTSLSKCQHLKVLDIGNNHLNGTFPEWLGYLPWLQVLVLKSNNFHGHIRTSSTINMSFPLLQVLDLSHNGFVGHLPQKYFQYFNAMKDVVRKDPKPEYLNTGGMYYSIIVVVKGQQLPFPKILVDYTIVNLSGNKFEGQIPNIIGTLNSLIALNLSHNNLNGRIPHALGYLSKIESLDLSWNQFIGEIPRSLADITTLAVLNVSQNHLVGRIPQGTQFNTFEGNSFGGNLGLCGFPLPKQCEHPSSPQFEVDEDEDEDEDESGFTWKVVMLGYGCGTLPGLLIGYVMLSTRRPKWFNAIVDSGEHIMIQTFKNKRSRTRTFGLYTCRFSLIMQILSYVAFSVPLKFGLFLYIC